One region of Baekduia soli genomic DNA includes:
- a CDS encoding helix-turn-helix domain-containing protein: MQTRLAAEVPLTLQWPAPLMTATEVAAVLRITAKTVRQHIRRGKLRAIQLDGGRGSYRVSAEDAQAWAEAQLVQPDAGALAVDRLVADGRRRRIGRVGP, encoded by the coding sequence GTGCAGACCCGCCTGGCGGCCGAGGTGCCGCTGACGCTTCAGTGGCCCGCGCCGCTGATGACCGCCACCGAGGTGGCCGCCGTGCTGCGGATCACGGCCAAGACCGTGCGCCAGCACATCCGGCGCGGCAAGCTCCGCGCGATCCAGCTCGACGGCGGTCGCGGCAGCTACCGCGTCAGCGCCGAGGATGCGCAGGCGTGGGCCGAGGCCCAGCTCGTGCAGCCCGACGCCGGCGCGCTGGCCGTCGACCGACTGGTCGCCGATGGGCGGCGGCGACGCATCGGCCGGGTGGGCCCATGA